Genomic segment of Anaerobacillus alkaliphilus:
CAGTTGCTTGGGAAGTAGCGGTAGCGTTACTTGATAAATTTGGGAAAGACTTTATTGATGAGATTGCCGGAAACATCGAGCGTTACCAAGAACGGGTGAGAGACTTTTAATGGAAACAATGCTTATAGAAACCCGTACGAAAAATTATCCACTTTTCATTGGAGAGAATATTCGATTCAATGTTGACAGGCTTATTCGTGATACGGTTAAACATTCAATCACTTCTGTTTTAATTATTACGGATGATAAAGTTGCACCTTTATTTTTAGAGGAACTTAAGAAATCACTTTCAACGTTTGATAAACTGTTCGAATATGTAATATCTAGTGGGGAAGCATCAAAGTCTTTTCAATCGTACTATGAAATTCAAGGATTTGCTCTTGAAAAAGGTCTTGATCGCCGATCTTTAGTGATTGCCCTGGGAGGAGGAGTTGTTGGTGACTTAGCTGGTTTTGTCGCTGCCACTTTTATGAGAGGTATTCCTTTTATCCAAGTTCCAACTACCTTGTTAGCCCATGATAGTAGTGTTGGCGGTAAAGTAGCGATCAATCATCCATTAGGAAAAAATATGATTGGTGCTTTTTATCAGCCGGAAGCAGTTATTTATGATACGGCCACTCTTCAGTCACTACCAGAACAGGAGTGGCGTTCTGGATTTGCGGAAGTGATCAAGCATGGCTTGATATGGGATAAAGAGTTTTTAGATTGGCTAATATCAAATGTTCATGATTTTTCACAAATCAAAGGCGATCTTGCCGGGCAATTGCTAGTAAGATCCATTTCGGTTAAAAAAGCTGTTGTGAAAGAAGATGAGACTGAGAAAGGGATTAGAGCTCATTTAAATTTGGGTCATACCTTAGGTCACGCAATTGAGACAGAACTTGGTTATGGTAGGATTACACATGGTGAAGCGGTTGTAATCGGAATACTGTTTGCCTTAGTG
This window contains:
- the aroB gene encoding 3-dehydroquinate synthase produces the protein METMLIETRTKNYPLFIGENIRFNVDRLIRDTVKHSITSVLIITDDKVAPLFLEELKKSLSTFDKLFEYVISSGEASKSFQSYYEIQGFALEKGLDRRSLVIALGGGVVGDLAGFVAATFMRGIPFIQVPTTLLAHDSSVGGKVAINHPLGKNMIGAFYQPEAVIYDTATLQSLPEQEWRSGFAEVIKHGLIWDKEFLDWLISNVHDFSQIKGDLAGQLLVRSISVKKAVVKEDETEKGIRAHLNLGHTLGHAIETELGYGRITHGEAVVIGILFALVVSEEIFSVDLHIPNMINWLKQYNYEVDLPSQLDVEQLIETMKKDKKSEDGIVRMVLLSELGKAEVVSIPEERLKVLLSEFSRKGIAR